ACTGGCACGAAATACTGGTTTTTCTTTTGACATCCTGCAATCTCTCTTTGAAAAAGGAAAAAAGAGGCTATTCAACCGTTCATCTCTGTTGCTTTCCATTGTTCTTGGAACTGTGACGGGATTCATGATTGTCGGCTCAGACCGCTTTTATTTTCAGTATCAGATTCAGCAGATAGGGGAGAGCACGCCTGAATTCTCTTGGCTCGGATTATTCGCGGGTGTTCTGGCAGGCGGAGTGTTTGAGGAAACCCTGATGCGGCTGTTTTTAGTGAGTTTGCTGGCATGGATTTTTCAAAAAACGGCTGGAAGAAAGAGGCAGCAGCTGCTTAAATTTTATATCTGGGCTGCCATCATCATTGCTTCACTAGTATTTGCTGCCGGTCATTTACCGTTCACTTCAATGGTATTTGGTGATTTGACTGGTATGATTCTTTTCCGCTGCTTCCTGCTGAATGGTATCGGAGGTTTGTTTTTTGGTTACCTCTATTGGAAAAAAGGGTTTGAGTATGCAATCGTCTCGCACATGTTTGCTCATATCTCGATGCAGCTGCTGTTTATTCCATTATTCTATTAAAAAGGGAGCTTGAATACAGATGATTGAAGTCGCAGGTGTTACAAAAACGTTTGGAAGTCAGACTGTGCTGAAGAACGTCAATTTTAAAGCAGAACAGGGAAAGATTGTAGGACTCCTTGGACCAAACGGAGCCGGGAAAACAACATTTATCCGAATACTAAACGGCGTCATTAAAGCTGACAGCGGGACGATTTCGATCTTGAATCATGATCCTGTAACACATGGCGATGAGATCAGAAAGATTTCAGGCATTGTTACAGAAGGTGCAGGTTTGTATCATCAATTAAGCGGTGAAGAAAACTTAGCTTTTTTTGCAGATTTATATGGAGTCAAGGATAAATCCAGAATCATTCAATTGCTTGAGCTGTTTGATCTAGCTGAGCATAAAGATAAACCTGCAGGAACATACAGTACAGGCATGAAAAAAAGACTTGCGCTCGGAAAAGCGCTATTACACAGTCCCAAATTGCTGTTTCTGGATGAACCGACAAATGGCCTCGATCCGGACGGCATCAAAATGGTCCTCGCATATTTGAAAAAATACAACGAAGAAACCGGCACAACTATGATAATCTGTTCTCATGTACTGCATCAGCTGGAAGCTGTTTGCGATTCCTTCGCGTTTCTTGAGCATCAAACCATTGTTGAGCAAGGCACAATGGCTGAACTTGAGAAAAAGTATTTAAAAGAAATCAAGGTAAAAGTAAACACAGATATGAAGCTTCATAGAAAAGAATACTTGGAGTTTCCTTGTGAACAGCGAGCAGAAGGCGAAGTCATCTTCACACTGCCTGCAAAAATTGATATCCCTTTTTTACTGAGGGGGATTTTAGAAAATCATCATGTCTATTCCGCAGAAATTTTAAATAATGATCTAGAATCTATTTATTTTAAAGTAAGGGAGATGCACAATGAATAGCGCAATGATGAAGGCGATTATCAAAAAAGATTTAAGGGATATTTTTCGCAGCAAAAATTTGTTTGCTACGCTGATTATTATTCCGGTTATTTTTTCAGCAATCATACCTGCAGCTCTCCTTGGAAGTGCTCTTATTTTTGATATCGAAGAGATGGCGGGAAATGATGCACAGAAGCTGATCAGCAGTTTCCTGACTCATTTAAAACAGGAGAATCTCGTGCTTGAAACAGCCGAACAGCAATTTGTTTATTTGTTTATTAACTACATGCTTCCGTCCTTGTTTTTGCTGGTGCCGATAATCACGGCAAGTGTGGTGGCCGCCAACAGCTTTGCAGGGGAAAAGGAGCGGCGTACACTTGAGAGTCTGCTTTTTTCTCCTGTGCCGATTAAAACACTCTTTGTGAGCAAAATCCTTGGATCTTTTATTCCGTCTCTTCTCGTCTCCTTTTTAAGCTTTTTAGTGAGCGGATTGATTATTAATATTCTGGGTTTTCAGCTGTTTGGAGAAATGATCTTTCCATCTGCCAATTGGCTCGCTCTGATCTTTTGTCTCTCACCAATGGTGTCTCTTATGACGGTCTTGCTTAACGTCTTTATCTCCTCGCGTGTCAAAACATATCAGGAAGCGCAGAACATTGGGGGCTTGATTATCCTGCCTGCTGTGGGAATGATGGCTGGTCAGTCAAGCGGTTTATTTTTTGTGGGGGCACAAATTACACTGCTGATCTCACTTGTGATTCTGATCGTGAATGCCGTTTTGCTGGATAGAATCACGAAGTATAATGATCGGTATGTGATATTTGAAAAGCAGATTCATTGAGGGAACTCAAATTCAGGCGATAAAATCAGGTTTGCATAATGCGGATAAATCCTTGATTTACACTAAAAACCTGATTTGCACTGACAGAGCTAAAAAACCCCCTTGCCTTCTGGCACAGGGGGTTAGCTGTTAAATCTTAAGATCAATCTTCGCGTTTTTCTTCAATTCTTCCACTTTTTGAGCAAGCTGTTCCTGCTGTTTTTGCTGCTGAAGAGATTGTTCAATCTGAGGTTTTACTTCTTCTAGTTTTGGAACTTCCTGTCCGCTGCTTTTTCCTTGCTCAGCGTATTGGTCATATGTTTTTTGAATTTCTTCAGCTGAGATTTCACCTGCAGGCACTTCTTTTTCAACATACTGTCTGAATTTAATATCATCTGCAATTTGAGCTTCAAGTGTTTTCATGTCCATGCCTGATTTCTTAAGAGCTGCTTCGAATTCTTTTTCAGTTTTAAACTGTTTTTTCGTTTCGTCAAGCTGTTTTTTAACGTCTTCATCAGATGCTTTATAGCCTTTTTTGTTTGCCTCTTGAAGCAGCAGGGTTTGTCCGACTAAGCTGTCAAGTGTTTGTTTTTTCACTTGCTCTGCAGCTTCTTTAGAAGTAGGGTCTTGTCCCATTTGCTGCATTTGGCCCTGAGTCGACTGCAGGACGCTGTTATAGTCGCTGCCAAGGATTTTTTCGTCATTCACAAGAGCAACAGTTTTCTTTTCATCCACTTGCTGCGCTTCTAATTTCTTTTGCATTTCTTCCATTTGTTTTTGCTGATCCTTCTGCTGATCGGTTTCGGCTGTTTTTGCTTTATCATCATTTTTTGCTTCTTTGCTTTCTTCATTGCCTCCGCATGCTGCTAAAACAACGGCCATTAGACCGGTTATTAATGGTAACATTACTTTTTTCATAATCGATCTCCTTCCTTCAAGCTAGAAGTATAATTTTTTCTTTTGAAAAAAAATCATCTAGTGCGCATTATAAAGGAAATCCTGTGAAAAAGAAACCTTATCGAGCCGATCTGAAGAATTGTAACAGGATTGAAACGTTTAAAATCAGCAAAGGGCATTAGGAAAATATGTTAGAATATGGGCATCTGGGTGAAAGGCAGGAAAATTAATCCTGATGCTAGGGACTAGGGGACCTTCCATGAAGCTGGAATGTTTTAATTCTATGAATTAAAGCATAGCCTGGACAATTTTCTCGCTAAACTTCCTCCGGAAATGCCGGTTCATTTTCTATCAGAGCTGATCAGATTCAATGAAAATCATAAAGAGACAACGCTGAAATATGGACAGGATAAACTTGAAAGCAGAATAAAGCTGCCGGATCCATTAAGAGCACCTGAATATATACAAGCAAAATTAGAAGATATATACTTTTCCCAACAGGGAGTTATTGATTATGCATTGAAAAAATATAATCTCGGGCGCAAACCTTCTTCCTTCGTATATTTGTTCAACTATCTGTGCAAAAGCCGGTTATCCTCAATTGTCCTACCTGCAGAGTATATGGAAAACGGCAGGCCCTTTGGAATTGCTTTAGGGGCTTTTGCTTTTAGTGAGGGGCCTTTAATCATGCTTGGATATACTTATGAACAGCATACGAAGCTTAGAAGAAGTCCATACTTTGAGAAAGAAATTCAGCAAAATTCTTAAAAATGCAATTAAAAAGGAGATTAATATGACACAGATACCTAACAGCAAACCGTGTTCAGAATCAAGAGTTTTCCAAACAAACCGTGTACTGCCGCCAGATACGAATAATCATCAAACCTTGTTCGGCGGGAAATTAATGGCTTCAATAGATGTTGTAGCCTCAATTTCAGCTGCGAAACATTGCCGGTCAGAATGTGTCACAGCATCCATGGATTCGGTGGATTTTCTGCATCCGATTCGTCCGACTGATGCGGTGCATCTTGAGTCTTTCGTCACATTCACGGGAAGATCATCGATGGAGGTATTCGTAAAAGTAACGGCAGAAGATTTAATAAGCGGTGAATCCAGAGTAGCAGCGACAAGCTTTATCACATTTGTTTCATTGAATGAACATGGTAAGCCAAAAGCCGTTCCGGGAGTTTATCCTGAAACAGAAGAGGAAAAATATTTATTTGATTCAGGTGAGGAGCGCTCGTTAATCAGGAAAGCAAGAAGAAAAGCGAGTATTACATTCTCGGAGAAAATTAAGCAATATTAATTGGCCATACATACCGCGCTCGCCTTGAAAAAAGTACACCAAAGCAGTGTATTAGGGAAGAAAATCGCCTCCACCCTGAAAAAAGCCGCAAAAAAATCAATAATAAAAAAGAGGGAAGATCCTTTGGGGATCTTCCTTTTATTTAAGACTAATGAAATTGCGATTTTCATACGAAACACAAACAAATCTTGAAGTAAACTTATATTCAATAGATAAGCTAGAATTTTTCTGGAAACTGTTTCATGATTCCTGCCGAAAGAACATCGGCAAGCATCATCAAATGATCCAGCCCTTTATCAAATGCTTCAATACTCGCATTCCAATCCTTTTTAAGTCGGGCAGACAGATCTTCAGAAATAAATTGAAGATGAATATATAATGCTTCCTTCAGTTCTTTTTCAGACCAGTTCGGATTTGCGCTGCTCAAGAACTTGGCGATGTCATCTGCATTCTTATGCCATTCAGTATTAAATTTCTTAAAGTCAGATTGATTGCCGCTTTTTGCAGCTGCAGTCAATTTTCCTGCAATCAGAATGTGTTCTCTTAAGAGCTCAGCAAGCTTGTTTCCTGCTTCTTCCCCGTAATAAGGCTTAATGGCATTGCCAATGTCATCCTGATTTTTTAAGAGTCTTGCAAGCAGCTCTTTTTGATTCTCAAGATCGTTAAGGGAACTGACCACATAGCTTTTTGTCCAAACCGCATGATCAGTCCAGAGCCTCCTCATGCTTTCTTTTAAAGCAAGCGTTTCTTTTGTGATGCATTCTTCGCGTGCCTGTGCCATGTCTTTTGCATCAGTTTTTATCGGCGACATGACGAAGACTAAGGACATAACCAGCATTCCAGCAGTTATTAAGTGTTTTTTCAATTGTAAATTTCCTTTATATAAGTAGTGCGTAACATCAATAGTTTGCATGTAATCCTAAGTTTCATTCTTCTTCCGCACGAAACTCCCGATCTGCTTTTTCTATTGGATCATTTTCAAAACCGTATACATCATTGATCTCTTTTGTCACTTCATCTAAAAATTCATCAGATAATATCGGTATGTTTTCTTTAATCATTAAAATCCTCCTATGCTTGAATAAAAATAGTGTTAGCGCAAGGGCACAATATCATACATTTCCTCCTTTTATTGACCGGTAGCTTATTGGTTTAAAAAAGTCAAAGGAAATGAATTATTTTTATTTACATCTCTTAAGGATAGGAGTATGATAACCAACAGTTTCATATTTATTATTCGCTTAATCCATAAGGAGCGGGGAACCCGAAATTGTGATAATTTTCGCAAAGGGGTGAATCCTATTCATATAGGTAGGGATACTCTTTTGTCCCGAATCCGTCAGCTAACCCCGTAAGCGTTAAAAGAGAGGATGTGTAGCGGTGAGACTGAAATCCTAATGTCCATTATGCTGTTCGTAATGACTTGCGGACAATTATGATTGATTCACTAATTAAATATTTACTTTCTTAAATGATACCTTCCAAGAAAAAGTTCAGATGAAAAAATGGTGGTGCAGAAATGTTATCTATGCTTAAAAGAATAATCATTGGGGCTCCCTTAAAATCTACAGAATTAGGAGAGCAAAAATTAAATAAAAAGAAAGCACTGGCTATTTTATCTTCAGATGCTTTATCTTCTGTAGCGTACGGGCCAGAGCAGATCCTGCTTGTCTTAGTAACAATAAGTGCTGTTGCATTTTGGTACTCCATTCCAATTGCAGTAGGGGTCCTATTTTTATTAACGGCTCTGATCTTATCCTACCGTCAAATTATCTATGCTTATCCTCATGGCGGGGGAGCATATGTCGTTTCAAAAGAAAACCTTGGAGAAAATGCAGGTTTAGTTGCAGGAGGTTCACTCTTAGTAGATTACATATTGACAGTTGCTGTAAGTGTCTCAGCAGGAACAGATGCGATTACTTCTGCATTTCCAGGCTTACATGATCATAATGTCATCATTGCTTGTTTGCTGGTTGTTTTTATCACCATACTAAATCTCAGAGGAATCACCGAATCGGCTTCGATTTTAGCCTATCCAGTCTATTTGTTTGTTTTGGCGCTTTTTATTTTAATAGGGGTAGGGATATTTAAAATCATAACCGGGGATGTTTCACCTGATTTGCATGCACCGATAGGGACTCCTGTTGCAGGCATTAGCTTATTTTTGCTGCTGAGAGCATTTGCTTCAGGAAGTTCTGCCTTAACTGGGGTCGAAGCAATCTCAAATGCGATACCGAATTTTAAGGAACCCGGTCCTAGAAACGCAGTCAGAACGCTGATGGCAATGGGGTTATTGCTTGCCATTTTATTTTCTGGAATCGTATTTTTAGCCTATTACTTCGGGATAGCTCCAAAACACGAGGAAACCGTTGTTTCCCAAATTGCAGCTGAGACGTTTGGAAGAAACTTTATGTATTATTTTATCCAGGGAACGACAGCTATGATTCTTGTTCTCGCTGCCAACACTGGATATTCTGCTTTTCCATTGCTTGCATTCAACCTTGCAAAAGATAAATACATTGCAAGAATGTTTACGATGAGAGGAGACCGATTAGGGTATTCAAATGGGATCATCACTCTTGGAATCACGTCCATTTTACTAATCATTATTTTTAAAGGGCAGACAGAACAGCTCATCCCCCTTTATGCAGTAGGCGTGTTTATTCCATTTACCTTATCCCAGACAGGGATGCTCGTGAAGTGGCTTCGTGAGAAGCCTAAAGGCTGGGCGGTTAAACTTGCGATAAATTTAACTGGAGCACTTATCAGCTTTCTTGTCATGATGATGTTCTTCATAACAAAGTTCTCGCAGGTTTGGGCGGTGCTGATCTTTTTGCCTCTTATCGTTTTAGGATTTCATCAAATTAAGAAGCACTATGTGGCCGTTGGAGATCAGCTGAGACTCACAACATGCGAGCCGATCAAGCCGATTGAAGGGAATGTCATTATCGTGCCAGTAGCCGGAATGACTCACGTAGTAGAAAATTCTTTGAACTATGCAAAATCATTATCCGCAGATCAAATCATTGCGGTTTACGTTTCATTTGAACGAGTCGATGAAAAAATCTTTGAAGATAAATGGAACAAGTGGCAGCCGGATATTCGGCTTGTAACTCTGCAGTCTTATTATCGAAGCATCATTCAGCCGTTGACTAAATTCATTGATACAGTAGAGAAAAAAGCAAGTGAATCCAACTATAGGGTTACGGTTTTAATCCCGCAATTTATTCCAAAAAAAAGCTGGCACAATATTCTTCATAACCAGTCAAGTA
The window above is part of the Metabacillus dongyingensis genome. Proteins encoded here:
- a CDS encoding ABC transporter permease subunit, translating into MNSAMMKAIIKKDLRDIFRSKNLFATLIIIPVIFSAIIPAALLGSALIFDIEEMAGNDAQKLISSFLTHLKQENLVLETAEQQFVYLFINYMLPSLFLLVPIITASVVAANSFAGEKERRTLESLLFSPVPIKTLFVSKILGSFIPSLLVSFLSFLVSGLIINILGFQLFGEMIFPSANWLALIFCLSPMVSLMTVLLNVFISSRVKTYQEAQNIGGLIILPAVGMMAGQSSGLFFVGAQITLLISLVILIVNAVLLDRITKYNDRYVIFEKQIH
- a CDS encoding SurA N-terminal domain-containing protein, which codes for MKKVMLPLITGLMAVVLAACGGNEESKEAKNDDKAKTAETDQQKDQQKQMEEMQKKLEAQQVDEKKTVALVNDEKILGSDYNSVLQSTQGQMQQMGQDPTSKEAAEQVKKQTLDSLVGQTLLLQEANKKGYKASDEDVKKQLDETKKQFKTEKEFEAALKKSGMDMKTLEAQIADDIKFRQYVEKEVPAGEISAEEIQKTYDQYAEQGKSSGQEVPKLEEVKPQIEQSLQQQKQQEQLAQKVEELKKNAKIDLKI
- a CDS encoding CPBP family intramembrane glutamic endopeptidase — translated: MKRMDLKLALLISGICFASGFLLLPYQMELLKSAMSANEFEEMTGGASLVVLSLVSSVQLFIMSFILAFLGFKLARNTGFSFDILQSLFEKGKKRLFNRSSLLLSIVLGTVTGFMIVGSDRFYFQYQIQQIGESTPEFSWLGLFAGVLAGGVFEETLMRLFLVSLLAWIFQKTAGRKRQQLLKFYIWAAIIIASLVFAAGHLPFTSMVFGDLTGMILFRCFLLNGIGGLFFGYLYWKKGFEYAIVSHMFAHISMQLLFIPLFY
- a CDS encoding acyl-CoA thioesterase, producing the protein MTQIPNSKPCSESRVFQTNRVLPPDTNNHQTLFGGKLMASIDVVASISAAKHCRSECVTASMDSVDFLHPIRPTDAVHLESFVTFTGRSSMEVFVKVTAEDLISGESRVAATSFITFVSLNEHGKPKAVPGVYPETEEEKYLFDSGEERSLIRKARRKASITFSEKIKQY
- a CDS encoding ABC transporter ATP-binding protein, which gives rise to MIEVAGVTKTFGSQTVLKNVNFKAEQGKIVGLLGPNGAGKTTFIRILNGVIKADSGTISILNHDPVTHGDEIRKISGIVTEGAGLYHQLSGEENLAFFADLYGVKDKSRIIQLLELFDLAEHKDKPAGTYSTGMKKRLALGKALLHSPKLLFLDEPTNGLDPDGIKMVLAYLKKYNEETGTTMIICSHVLHQLEAVCDSFAFLEHQTIVEQGTMAELEKKYLKEIKVKVNTDMKLHRKEYLEFPCEQRAEGEVIFTLPAKIDIPFLLRGILENHHVYSAEILNNDLESIYFKVREMHNE
- a CDS encoding APC family permease, encoding MLSMLKRIIIGAPLKSTELGEQKLNKKKALAILSSDALSSVAYGPEQILLVLVTISAVAFWYSIPIAVGVLFLLTALILSYRQIIYAYPHGGGAYVVSKENLGENAGLVAGGSLLVDYILTVAVSVSAGTDAITSAFPGLHDHNVIIACLLVVFITILNLRGITESASILAYPVYLFVLALFILIGVGIFKIITGDVSPDLHAPIGTPVAGISLFLLLRAFASGSSALTGVEAISNAIPNFKEPGPRNAVRTLMAMGLLLAILFSGIVFLAYYFGIAPKHEETVVSQIAAETFGRNFMYYFIQGTTAMILVLAANTGYSAFPLLAFNLAKDKYIARMFTMRGDRLGYSNGIITLGITSILLIIIFKGQTEQLIPLYAVGVFIPFTLSQTGMLVKWLREKPKGWAVKLAINLTGALISFLVMMMFFITKFSQVWAVLIFLPLIVLGFHQIKKHYVAVGDQLRLTTCEPIKPIEGNVIIVPVAGMTHVVENSLNYAKSLSADQIIAVYVSFERVDEKIFEDKWNKWQPDIRLVTLQSYYRSIIQPLTKFIDTVEKKASESNYRVTVLIPQFIPKKSWHNILHNQSSILIRTFLLYKRNVIVTTVPYHLKK
- a CDS encoding glycosyltransferase — translated: MKKHLITAGMLVMSLVFVMSPIKTDAKDMAQAREECITKETLALKESMRRLWTDHAVWTKSYVVSSLNDLENQKELLARLLKNQDDIGNAIKPYYGEEAGNKLAELLREHILIAGKLTAAAKSGNQSDFKKFNTEWHKNADDIAKFLSSANPNWSEKELKEALYIHLQFISEDLSARLKKDWNASIEAFDKGLDHLMMLADVLSAGIMKQFPEKF